The sequence CGGGACTCGGCGGGATGAATTCGTTGTTGTAGGGCAGGAAAATCGAGGTGTCCATCCGTGACGATGATGACCTCACCGTCGACAACCGCGTCTGCCGGAAGCTGTTCAAGCGCGGACACCAACTCGGGAAAGTAGCGCAACAACGGTTTCTTGGCGCGACTGTCCAACCGGAGATCACCCCCGTACGCAACACATCGAAAACCATCCCACTTCGGCTCGTACACCCAACCTGGACCCGACGGGAGGGACGTTTTCGTTTTCGCCTCCATCGTGTCAATGGGAGGATCCACACTCCATGTCATGGCAGAAGCATAAGCTGATGCGGATACGCTGATGACACGAGCAAGCCGCATGGCCCGGCGGGAACCGCAACCGCGCCGCCAGCAACGCGCAACTATCGATACACCACCCATTGTGGCTGGACGGTGTGCCAGTACCCGCGAACCAGCAATTAACATGACGGGCCATGACTGCACAAGACAAGGATCAACCCAAGAGCCGAGACCTCTCACAGCTCCGCCGCCTGATGGCGTTTGTCGGTCCCTACCGCAGATACGCGATTCTCGGTGGCATTGGGGTGTTCATGGCCTCGGCCCTCGGGCTGGTGTTTCCACAGGTCATGGGTTCGCTCGTCGGAGACGCGCTAACCGGCTCGGGTTCGACGGCGGACATTGACAGGACCGCACTATTTCTTGCTTTCATCTTTCTTGCACGATCGCTGTTCATGGCGCTACGGATCTTCACGCTTGCATCCCTCGGTGAGGGTGTTGTCGCCGACGTGCGCATTGCGACGTACCGCCATCTCCTCACCATGCCAATCCGGTTTTTTGACGAAAACAAGACCGGCGAAATTACCTCACGCCTCACTTCGGATATTGCGGTGGTGCAAGGAACAGTTTCGACGTCCCTTGCGACCGCCGCGGCCCAGGTCATCACGCTGATCGGCGGCGTGATTCTCATTTTCAGAATCTCCGTGAGTCTCGCCTTCTCCGTCATGGTGTTCCTCCCTGTCGCGATCGTGGTCGCCCGGGCGATCGGTGTGCGGCTCAAAAACACATCGACGGAGTTTCAGGACAGCATCGCGGAAGCGAACGGCGCTGCTGAGGAAGCCCTTTCGGCTATCCGCGTCGTGAAATGGTTCACCGACAGCGGGCAGCAAGAAGGCCGCTACAACGATGCGGTCGGGAGATCGTTTGTGCTCGCGAAGACCCGTGCTCGGCTGCGGGCAACGATGATCCCATTCGTCACGTTTACCGGCTTCGGCACCCTGGCCTTTGTCTTGTGGCGAGGAGGACGGATGGTGCTCGACGGCGCACTAGGTGCCGACCAGCTCGTCACATTCCTGTTCTACACACTGGCGATTGCAGGCGCCATCGGAACCTTCACCGGGTTGTGGGGACAGCTCCAAGAGGCGATGGGTGCGTCGAAACGCATCTTCGAACTACTTGACAATCCGAGCGAGAGCGACCCCACGAGCGGAACCTACACGCCGGAATCCGTCGAGGGGAGGGTTACGTTCACCGATGTCCAATTCTCCTATTCGGACAGAGACACCGGCGTGCTTGAAGGCGTGACGCTCGAAGCATCCCCAGGCGAAGTCATAGCTCTCGTCGGACCCAGCGGCTCTGGCAAGTCAACACTCGTGGCATTGCTGCCAAGATTCTACGAACCCCAGAGTGGGTCGATCATGATCGACGGAGTCGACATCGCAACGTGGGATCTGGAATCACTCCGGTCGATCATGGCAGCCGTGCCCCAAGAGACACAGCTTTTCTCGGGGTCCATTGCGGACAACCTGCGCGTCGGTGATCCGAACGCGACCGACGACGATCTACGCGACGCCTGCGTAGCGGCCCACGCCGACGAATTCATCACGAGCTTCCCCGACGGATACGACACAATTATCGGCGAACGCGGTGTGAAGTTGTCGGGAGGTCAACGCCAACGCGTAGCCATTGCTCGGGCGCTGCTCAACGACCCGCGCATTCTCATACTCGACGAAGCTACAAGCTCGCTCGACTCTGAGAGCGAAGCCATTGTGCAGGATGCCCTCGACGTATTGATGAAGGGCCGCACGACGTTTGTCATCGCGCATCGGCTGTCAACGATCCGCAACGCAGACAAGTTGGTCGTGCTCAACAACGGTCGGATCGAACAGGTAGGGACACACCAAGAACTCTTAGAAAACGGCGGACTGTACGCGGACCTCCATCGCCTCCAGTTCGCAACACAGTCCGTCGAGGACCGCTGACCACACCTCCACGGGCGAGGTCGCTATCTAGGCAGAGGCTTCAAGGTCCATCACGTACTGGTCTGCGGCGGCAGTGCAGATCACACGAAGGTTCTTCACGCCCCGTTTGATGTTGGCACGCATCATCGATTCGAGCGTGCCGTCGGATACCGCGGGATATAGCGCACTACCGGGGCACGAGGTAGCAGACGCCCAGTCTTTGTGGCCGCGTACCTCGCTCGGATCGACATTGTATGTGACCGCGGCCCACGCCAACAGTTCGGCCATCGCGGCGAGTTGCGCAACCGGGATGCCCTGCTCGTCAAAGTTCCCCTCAGCAGCGATCAGAAAATGGCCGGTGGGGTCGTAACTCGTTGCGGTATCGCCAACAGCGGTAATCGGACGACCCTCATATACGTTGCCTAGCGAGTCGACGAGGAAGTGGTACGCCAAGTCGGGCCAGCCCTTGCCAAGATGAAACTTCTGGTGCTGGCGGGCCCGTGCCGGCGCCCGAGAGGCGCTTGAAAGGACGGCCGCGGTGTGATGCACGGTGAATCGCTCAATCGTGTGGCTGGTGAATTCGCCGAGATTTGGGTTGGCGCTCCATGCAGCTTTGCACAACACCGGCAACTCCCCCGCAACAGTCACGAAGGCGGCGAACTGCGAAGTCGAGTCCGACGGCGGCGAAGTCGTCGAGGTCGGAGCACTGGTCGTGGTGGTGGTCCCTGTCGACGATGTTGATGTCGAGGGCGGGGTCGTTGTTGTGTTGGTCGTCGAGGTAGGCGCGACAGATGTCGTTGGCGGTGAAGACGAACTCGTTGTGTCATCGGGTGCTACCGACGGCGTCGTGTCGGCGGGCACGGAACTACTAGAGGATGCCGACGACGCACTGGCGGCCAAAGACGTCGACGAACTCGCCGCGACCGAGGAGGAGTCGGCATCGTTCTCCTTGAAAAGTCGGGTCCATCCCAACACCGCGACCGCACCGGCGCCGGCGCCACCAAGGAGGCCCTTGAGGAACTGCCGGCGCGAGGAACTCATCAGCTACACCGCCGACGAAATGTCGATGCCGCGCTCACCAAGCGTCTGCAGAAGCATTTCAGGATCGCGCACGGTGACCGTAACCGCGGCATGTTTACGTCTTACGAACGGCATCAGTGCGGGCACGCGCTCGTGAAAGCACACGCAGACTCCAGCCCGAGTGTTTGTGCCGAACGTCACGCCAGAGTCGACCCATGACAGACGGAGTCCGATCGCCTTGTACGCGGAGTAGTCACGGGTGATGTGGGCACATTTCACGTTGCTGATCGGTGTGTCGATCACAAATCGCCCGAACGTAGCAACAAAACGCTCGTCATCGACCACGACACTGGTGTTGCGCGGCCGAACTCCCAGCGGCGCGAGTAACGCCCGGTATTTCGGATCAAATCGGAAGTTGAACTCGTCGGCCATGTAACAATCCTATTCGATAGCAGGTAGTTACCACAGCTCCGCTACAATTTGGAGCAACCACTCAAAGTTTGCGAGGCGTTATGAGCATCAACAGTCGCGGCGAGATCAACGGTCGACGCGTCGTGATCGTCGACGGGTTGCGCACACCCTTCCTTAAATCTCGAACCCAGTTCGCGAACGTAGGTGTCATCGAACTCGGCTCCACCGTCGTTGCAGAGTTAATACAGCGAAGCAACCTCCACCGCGACGCCATCGACTCAATCGTGTTTGGTGCGGTAGTTCCAGAGATTTCGGGACCAAACATCGCCAGAGAAATCGCCCT is a genomic window of Acidobacteriota bacterium containing:
- a CDS encoding ATP-binding cassette domain-containing protein, yielding MTAQDKDQPKSRDLSQLRRLMAFVGPYRRYAILGGIGVFMASALGLVFPQVMGSLVGDALTGSGSTADIDRTALFLAFIFLARSLFMALRIFTLASLGEGVVADVRIATYRHLLTMPIRFFDENKTGEITSRLTSDIAVVQGTVSTSLATAAAQVITLIGGVILIFRISVSLAFSVMVFLPVAIVVARAIGVRLKNTSTEFQDSIAEANGAAEEALSAIRVVKWFTDSGQQEGRYNDAVGRSFVLAKTRARLRATMIPFVTFTGFGTLAFVLWRGGRMVLDGALGADQLVTFLFYTLAIAGAIGTFTGLWGQLQEAMGASKRIFELLDNPSESDPTSGTYTPESVEGRVTFTDVQFSYSDRDTGVLEGVTLEASPGEVIALVGPSGSGKSTLVALLPRFYEPQSGSIMIDGVDIATWDLESLRSIMAAVPQETQLFSGSIADNLRVGDPNATDDDLRDACVAAHADEFITSFPDGYDTIIGERGVKLSGGQRQRVAIARALLNDPRILILDEATSSLDSESEAIVQDALDVLMKGRTTFVIAHRLSTIRNADKLVVLNNGRIEQVGTHQELLENGGLYADLHRLQFATQSVEDR
- a CDS encoding N-acetylmuramoyl-L-alanine amidase, encoding MSSSRRQFLKGLLGGAGAGAVAVLGWTRLFKENDADSSSVAASSSTSLAASASSASSSSSVPADTTPSVAPDDTTSSSSPPTTSVAPTSTTNTTTTPPSTSTSSTGTTTTTSAPTSTTSPPSDSTSQFAAFVTVAGELPVLCKAAWSANPNLGEFTSHTIERFTVHHTAAVLSSASRAPARARQHQKFHLGKGWPDLAYHFLVDSLGNVYEGRPITAVGDTATSYDPTGHFLIAAEGNFDEQGIPVAQLAAMAELLAWAAVTYNVDPSEVRGHKDWASATSCPGSALYPAVSDGTLESMMRANIKRGVKNLRVICTAAADQYVMDLEASA